TTTTCCTTAAGAACTGGCTTGAGGAACATATTCTGGAAAAAGATATGCTGCTTGGGGCTTATTTGAATAAAGCAGGCTATGGGAATCAAATAATTGAGAGTGATGAAAAGCAGCTTTAAACCCATGCAACTGCCATGGGGCGTAAAAGGGCAGCCGGCCTGACAGTTAACGTACAGACAAAATCAGTGTCAGATAATAACCGACACTTCCCGCCGCTGCGAAGAGATATTCCATTATATGGGAGTGGCGGGCCTTCCTTTCAAATGTTCACTTAAAATTCCAGCAAAGAAACTTGACTTCTAATGGATAGAGGTTTTCATTACTCTCTCCGGCCTTTCAGCTAAAATGGACTTACATGTCATTTAATGATAAGATGTGAAATGTAAGCTTTTGGGTTGAAATATCATAAAGGTGATAGATGAAGTCTAAAGACGATAATGATAAACAAGTGAAATCGAAGGTGGGCATTGTCGGCTGCGGCCGGGGCTGCACGGCCATTCTCGACTTGCTTTATGAGAATCCGGCTATACAGGTTGAGTGGATTGCCGATAATAATCCCTATGCTACGGGTATGAAGAAAGCAAAGGCCCTTAAGATACCTGTTGTGGAAGATTTTCATGCCGCCATAGGGGATCATCTCGACCTGGTCATCAATGTAACGGGTTCACAGGAAGTCGGTAATCAATTAAAGAAGGTGATAGGTCCTGACACGGAGCTAATGGGAGGCGCTTCGGCTCTCTTTGTATGGCAGATGGCCCTTGAAAGACAACTGCGCCTTGCAGACCGGGACAGGGTGCTAAGAGAACATGAAACCCTTTATCATCTGGGCCTGCTTATAGAAAATATCGACAGTCTCTATGATGCGGGGCTTGCTCTTATTGATTATACTTTAAAAATGCTGCGCATGCCTGCGGCATCGCTTGCCATTTACGATGAAAAAGAGAATAAAATGAGACTTCTTGCCTGTAAAGGTTTCAGCCGGGCATTTCAGAATGCCGATTCCTGGGAAATACGGGAAGAAGGAATAACAAACAGGATATTCCAGCAAAATTCTACTTTATATGTAAAAAACCTGGAAAAATTTAACAGTCCCAGTCCTCTCCTCCTGAATGAAGGGGTAAAAACCGTCATTGCGGCGCCTCTTGCCGTTGAAGGTAAAGTATTCGGCATATTCTATGTGAATGATTTCAAGGTTCGGGAAATTTCACCGGAAGATATGTCCATATTTTCTCTTTTGTCTGTTTACGCCTCCTTGACCATTGACCGGGTAAGGGCCCTGGAAGCAATACGGCAATCAAGTATCGTAGACGGATTGACAGGCTTATATAATCATAGACATTTAATGAGTGTCCTTGAAATGGAGATAAAAAGGGCCTATCGCTATAAATCGAGCTTTACCGTATTTATGCTGGATATCGATTATTTCAAGAAGTACAATGATGCTTTCGGACACCTTGAAGGCAACAAGGTACTCAAGGATTTGGCAGCTATTTTTAATAACGTTGCCAGAGATACGGATACTGTAGGTCGCTTCGGAGGTGAAGAATTTTGTATTATTACACCCGAGCTTGACAAGAAGAATGCCAGGTTATTTGGCGAGCGACTTTTAAAAGCCGTCAGGGACTATGAATTCCCCAACAAGAAAGTAACAATCAGTGGTGGTTGCGCCACTTTTCCTGAAGACGGGAAAATCATTCCCCATATTTTAAAGTTAGCCGACGAGCGCCTTTATTTGGCAAAAAATGCCGGAAGAGACAGAATTTACTGTAATAGCGAGGATTAATTTAACTATTGGGCTTCCTTAATTTCCCTCTCCCTTAAAACCGCCTCAACTTATTTGCCGCCTTTACTCTTTTTTTAAATGCCGCCGGTTAAAACCTTTCTTTTCTCCAGGGCCTCTTCAAATATAAAAATCCGCTCCCCATTGAGAATCTTTTCATTATTTTTGATAATCTAAACAATTAAGGGAAGCCCAAAAAAATCATGAAGGGTATGTAAAGGTTCAATAATGCCGCCTTTGCTGTTAGGAATGTTACCTTGAGATCCGCTATGGGCTGTAATTTTTGCCTTGATTTTTTGATTCTCCCCCGCAATAATCAGCGCTTCCCTAAGGAGGAAAAAATGATTACCGTCAGAAAATCAGAAGCCAGGGGGCTTACGGATATCGGCTGGTTAAGAAGCTACCACAGCTTTTCCTTTGACACTTATTATGATCCTCTTTTCATGCATTTCAGGAAACTCAGGGTTATCAATGAAGATACCGTTATGCCGGGACTCGGTTTTTCCGCTCATCCCCATAGCGATATGGAAATCATCTCCTACGTGATAAAAGGAGAGTTGCAGCATAGAGACAGTATGGGTAACGGCTCCATAATACGGCCCGGTGAAATACAGATAATGACGGCAGGGACGGGACTGACCCATAGTGAATTCAACCCTGATAACAGGGAGGCCGTTCATTTTCTCCAAATCTGGATATTGCCGGAAGAAAAAGGATTGCCGCCGGGCTATGAGCAGAAAAATTATCTGTCCATGCTGAAAGAGAATGACCTTACCCTCATCGCCTCCCGTGAGGGTCGTGATGAATCGGTTGTAATCCATCAGGACGTAGATCTTTATACAAGTCGCTTAAGTGAGAAAAAAAGTATTCATATAGCCATCAGGGAAGGGCGCTTTCTATGGATTCAGCTTATTAAAGGCGAGCTGGCAGTGGCCGGAGAAAAGCTTTTTGCAGGGGATGCCTGCTCCCTGAGAGACCGGAAAAAGGTGAAAGTCAGGGCAATGAAAGATTGTGAGTTCCTTCTTTTTGATCTTCCCTAGTTTTACATAAAGGCAAAGGCCTGGTTAAGGCCTTTTGTTACTCTATCCCGCCAGGACGAAAGCGCGCTATTCCTATGCGCATTTTCCTCCCCCTGAGAGAAAACTTCAAAGCCCCTTTGCCGGGATTTGAGCCACTTCCTTTAAAATACCCTTCGAAGCGGTGGGGCTCATTAGCAAATAAAGGGAAGAGAGGCCGAAGTCAGTCATTCTTGTTGACATCATCAGCTCACAGGGTTATACTGTCTGCCATTGACAAGCGGTTCCAGGAATAAGACGATTTAAATAGCGTAAGGCTCCGGAATGATTCCGGGGCTTTTTTTGTGTGAAGCATCAGAAAGAAGGAAAATATGGAATTTAAGGATTTTAATTTTAATGAAAAAGTAGCGGCAGGCATCCTGTCTGCCGGTTATGTTACAGCAACACCTATCCAGGCAAAAGCAATCCCCCCTGTTTTGAAGGGGAAAGATGTAATGGGTCTTGCCCAGACAGGGACGGGAAAGACGGCAGCATTTGCCTTGCCTATACTGGACAGACTTATGAAAGGGGAAAGGGATAAGGTTCGCGCCCTTGTTATTGCGCCGACAAGAGAGCTTGCAGAGCAGATCCACCAGTCTATTCAGGTCCTCGGGAAAGAGACAGGCCTTAAAAGTATTACCCTTTATGGCGGTGTAAATATAAAACCGCAGATTCAGAAACTGAAAAAGGGAGTGCACATTGTCGTTGCCTGCCCCGGCAGACTGCTCGATCACATGGGCCAGGGGAGTATCGACCTTTCCCGGCTGGAGGTTCTTGTTCTCGACGAGGCCGATCAAATGTTCGATATGGGCTTTTTTCCCGACATCAGGCGTATTATGAAAAAGATACCGAAAGAGAGACAGACGCTCCTCTTTTCAGCTACCATGCCGAAAGAGATCAGGGGCCTTGCAAATGAAGCGCTCATTCACCCTGAAACGATAGAAGTGGACAACAGTTCGGCGGCAGTGACTGTAAGCCACGCCCTCTATCCCGTTGCTCAGCACCTGAAAACACCTTTACTTCTCGAACTGCTGCGCCATACCGATACAGAGTCTGTTCTTGTCTTTACCCGAACCAAACACCGTGCAAAAAGGCTGGGAGAGAAGCTCACAGGTGCAGGTTACCGTGCAACGTCGTTGCAGGGTAACCTTTCCCAGAACAGGCGTCAGGCCGCGCTTGACGGGTTCAGGGATGGCAGTTTCCAGATTCTCGTAGCGACAGACATTGCTGCCCGTGGAATAGATGTTTCACAGGTTTCACACGTTATCAACTATGATATGCCTGATACGCCAGAAGCCTACATTCACCGAATCGGCAGAACAGGCAGGGCTGCAAGGAGTGGAGACGCTTTTACGCTAATCAGCGGTGAAGACAAGGCAATGGCAGGCAATATTGAAAACGTGCTCGGCTCCCCCCTTGAGAGAAGAACCATTGAAGGTTTTGACTATAGCGCCAAAGCGCCGAAGAGAAATAATGAATTCGCCCGGTCGCCGCGACATCAGCCAAAGAGAAGAAGGCCGAAAGGTGGAAACAGGCCCCCTGCGGCAGGCAGCGGGAAGTCTTCTTTCAGCGCTCCGCGCCGGTCCGGCTGATGCCCGGACGCCTCAAATAACTAAAAAAGCCCATTACCCCTTGCTGCCGGTTCGGGCTTTTTTTTTTGCAATGCCTTTTGAAGACTTTCCAACAATACGATGAGCGCCTCCCCTTAAAAAAAGAGACCGCCGGGGATGATAGTAGAAGAAATCACTAGTAATGCGGTGGCGGCGTCTCTTCCGAGGGGTCCCTTATTATAGAGGCAGCCCCTGTTTTTA
The Deltaproteobacteria bacterium DNA segment above includes these coding regions:
- a CDS encoding DEAD/DEAH box helicase; this encodes MEFKDFNFNEKVAAGILSAGYVTATPIQAKAIPPVLKGKDVMGLAQTGTGKTAAFALPILDRLMKGERDKVRALVIAPTRELAEQIHQSIQVLGKETGLKSITLYGGVNIKPQIQKLKKGVHIVVACPGRLLDHMGQGSIDLSRLEVLVLDEADQMFDMGFFPDIRRIMKKIPKERQTLLFSATMPKEIRGLANEALIHPETIEVDNSSAAVTVSHALYPVAQHLKTPLLLELLRHTDTESVLVFTRTKHRAKRLGEKLTGAGYRATSLQGNLSQNRRQAALDGFRDGSFQILVATDIAARGIDVSQVSHVINYDMPDTPEAYIHRIGRTGRAARSGDAFTLISGEDKAMAGNIENVLGSPLERRTIEGFDYSAKAPKRNNEFARSPRHQPKRRRPKGGNRPPAAGSGKSSFSAPRRSG
- a CDS encoding pirin family protein, whose amino-acid sequence is MITVRKSEARGLTDIGWLRSYHSFSFDTYYDPLFMHFRKLRVINEDTVMPGLGFSAHPHSDMEIISYVIKGELQHRDSMGNGSIIRPGEIQIMTAGTGLTHSEFNPDNREAVHFLQIWILPEEKGLPPGYEQKNYLSMLKENDLTLIASREGRDESVVIHQDVDLYTSRLSEKKSIHIAIREGRFLWIQLIKGELAVAGEKLFAGDACSLRDRKKVKVRAMKDCEFLLFDLP
- a CDS encoding sensor domain-containing diguanylate cyclase; this encodes MKSKDDNDKQVKSKVGIVGCGRGCTAILDLLYENPAIQVEWIADNNPYATGMKKAKALKIPVVEDFHAAIGDHLDLVINVTGSQEVGNQLKKVIGPDTELMGGASALFVWQMALERQLRLADRDRVLREHETLYHLGLLIENIDSLYDAGLALIDYTLKMLRMPAASLAIYDEKENKMRLLACKGFSRAFQNADSWEIREEGITNRIFQQNSTLYVKNLEKFNSPSPLLLNEGVKTVIAAPLAVEGKVFGIFYVNDFKVREISPEDMSIFSLLSVYASLTIDRVRALEAIRQSSIVDGLTGLYNHRHLMSVLEMEIKRAYRYKSSFTVFMLDIDYFKKYNDAFGHLEGNKVLKDLAAIFNNVARDTDTVGRFGGEEFCIITPELDKKNARLFGERLLKAVRDYEFPNKKVTISGGCATFPEDGKIIPHILKLADERLYLAKNAGRDRIYCNSED